The DNA window TATGATTGCCGTCCACGCGAAATACAGGGGTAGGGAGAAAAGCCGCGCGCAGCTCGTGCAGCGCTCGGCCGAGGCGCTGGCAACGCTGCCGGGGGTTGGCGAGTTCGAGGTCTGCGGCGTCGAGGACATTCGCGCGGACGTGGATTCGCCCGAGGCCGCGCTCAACCTGGTCATGGCGCTGCTTTCCGACGGCAACTGGGCAATCGGGCTCGGCATCACCGGCCACGGCCGTGCCGTCTACGCGGCGAGCGACGCGGTGGGTACCCGCCCCGCCAAGGTCAGCGTCGTTGTGGATACCCCCGACCCGAAGACCTTCGCCGCCGATATCGCAGCGACCTTCGCGCTCGTGGGCCACGTGCTGCACAAGCGCACCTTGGAAGGCCGAGAGGCCACCTCGCTGGTGCGAAGTGGCCTCAATCAAAACGAAGCGGCGGCCGAGCTCGGCATCTCCAAGCAGGCGATGAGCCAGCGCCTCCAGGCCGCCGGCTGGCAGGCCGAGCAGGCCGGGTGGAAGCTCGCGCTCAACCTGATTACTCAGGCTTCTGCGCCCCCTGCTCTGGATTCTTGATCTCTTCCTGGGCTGGGTACGGAGCGTAGACGGACGAGGACTGCTCAG is part of the Corynebacterium imitans genome and encodes:
- a CDS encoding DNA-binding protein gives rise to the protein MIAVHAKYRGREKSRAQLVQRSAEALATLPGVGEFEVCGVEDIRADVDSPEAALNLVMALLSDGNWAIGLGITGHGRAVYAASDAVGTRPAKVSVVVDTPDPKTFAADIAATFALVGHVLHKRTLEGREATSLVRSGLNQNEAAAELGISKQAMSQRLQAAGWQAEQAGWKLALNLITQASAPPALDS